Proteins encoded within one genomic window of Haematobia irritans isolate KBUSLIRL chromosome 5, ASM5000362v1, whole genome shotgun sequence:
- the Pld gene encoding phospholipase D isoform X3, translating to MSSSHQNSYDNNSVDQEGGGGHELCEDREIRCLPEFQFSILESEYDEALNIPDSVTIISAGGDKPVLVERKDGTDDDEYFEDEVELRRLTEIPFTRIYGPSIKFTSFQRKVFMPGIEIKVKIIDVERSVTTHILNPNLYTIELRHGSFVWTIKRRYKHFSTLHQQLSLFRTSLNIPFPMRSHKEKRATIKNAAIQMADECRIKELQKSASFKHTANNVHSTPITSQPQSLPMTPIQNNNLTLSLSMGRGSTRKKRKKRKLPRFPQRPESLVTVESMPLRVNQLEDYLYNLLNISLYRNHHETLNFVEVSHVSFVDGLGIKGKEGAILKRTGSTRPGQAGCNFFGCFQQKCCVRCNYFCSDVVCGKWRSRWFFVKETCFGYVRPSDGVIRAVILFDMGFDVSTGIYQTGMRKGLQILTNNRHIILKCWTRRKCKEWNEYLKQTANSTARDFTAPNPHNSYAPERFDIEAQWFVDGCSYMSMVADALEAATEEIYIADWWLSPEIYMKRPVIDGDYWRLDKILLRKAQEGVKIFVMLYKEVEMALGINSYYSKQKLVSLHENVKVMRHPDHARAGVFFWAHHEKIVVVDQTYAFLGGIDLCYGRWDDYRHRLTDLGSISTASASGSTRRHGGFFNREEVDSAFGSQKSSRNINTEVQKAEQEQVQNEMSEERLDLPTLMPGEKLVIPNMIPVPMSDTLPHEGMKLNTPEMERKNMLQHLKDNAMKKGKVLVNRLTMNEGDKTPDIIKDPKQLVFTAQELEEARKGGLEDPTPFQTEILQDFYGQAKYWFGKDYSNFIMKDWMNLDAPLTDMIDRTTTPRMPWHDVGICVVGAPARDVARHFIQRWNAMKLEKMRDVHSFPYLMPKSYKQIKLNPNITLKRTHRVSCQVLRSVSSWSCGFIEQDLVEQSIHDAYIQTITKAQHYIYIENQFFITMQLGATGALSHVRNQIGEALFKRIVRAHKERKVFRVYIIMPLLPGFEGDVGGSSGNAVRAITHWNYASISRGKSAILVRLKEIGIKNPGEYISFHSLRTISELNNSPITELIYVHSKLLIADDRVVICGSANINDRSMIGKRDSEIAAIITDNEFEDGRMNGKKYPSGVFAGRLRKYLFKEHLGLLDPDSDRMQIDVTDPVIDQFWNGMWRRISSRNTEIYDEVFKCIPNDNIKTFASLRKYQEESPPLCKTDPDVASKRILNIQGSLVDMPLDFLNKEVLTPPGTSKEGLIPTSVWT from the exons ATGTCGAGTTCACATCAGAATTCCTATGACAATAATTCAGTCGATCAGGAGGGAGGCGGCGGACATGAGCTATGTGAGGATCGTGAAATAAGATGTCTGCCAGAATTTCAATTCTCCATTCTGGAATCGGAGTATGATGAAGCTCTGAATATACCCGATTCGGTGACTATCATTTCAGCTGGAGGAGATAAACCGGTTTTGGTGGAGCGCAAAGATGGTACCGATGATGATGAATATTTTGAAGATGAAGTGGAATTGAGACGTCTTACCGAAATACCATTCACACGGATCTATGGTCCAAGTATTAAATTCACCTCATTTCAGCGGAAGGTATTTATGCCTGGTATTGAGATAAAGGTGAAAATCATCGATGTGGAGAGAAGTGTGACCACCCATATACTTAATCCCAATTT ATACACCATTGAGTTGAGACATGGCTCTTTTGTGTGGACCATTAAAAGACGCTATAAACATTTTAGTACTCTCCACCAACAATTGAGCCTATTCCGTACTTCCTTGAACATTCCGTTCCCTATGCGTAGTCACAAAGAAAAACGAGCCACCATAAAAAATGCTGCTATCCAAATGGCCGATGAGTGTAGAATTAAGGAGCTACAAAAGTCGGCCAGTTTTAAGCACACAGCTAACAATGTCCATTCTACTCCTATAACCAGTCAACCTCAATCCCTGCCCATGACACCCATACAGAATAACAACCTAACGCTATCCTTGAGCATGGGAAGGGGAAGTACTCGTAAGAAAAGGAAAAAACGTAAGCTACCGCGATTTCCCCAAAGACCGGAGTCTTTGGTCACTGTGGAGTCCATGCCATTGCGGGTAAATCAATTGGAGGATTATCTTTATAATTTATTGAACATAAGTCTGTATAGGAATCATCATGAGACG CTTAATTTTGTTGAAGTGTCGCATGTGTCATTTGTTGATGGCCTAGGTATTAAAGGCAAAGAAGGTGCAATACTTAAACGTACTGGTTCCACACGTCCTGGTCAAGCGGGTTGCAATTTCTTTGGATGTTTCCAACAGAAATGCTGTGTCCGCTGTAATTATTTCTGCTCCGATGTTGTCTGTGGCAAATGGCGCAGTCGTTGGTTCTTTGTCAAAGAAACCTGTTTCGGTTATGTCCGTCCTTCGGATGGAGTCATAAGAGCTGTGATATTATTTGATATGGGATTCGATGTCTCCACAGGCATATATCAAACGGGTATGCGTAAGGGACTGCAGATATTGACCAATAATAGGCACATTATCCTCAAATGTTGGACTCGAAGAAAATGCAAAGAATGGAACGAATATCTCAAACAAACTGCCAATAGTACAGCCAGAGATTTCACAGCTCCCAATCCTCATAACTCTTATGCGCCCGAAAGATTCGACATAGAGGCCCAATGGTTCGTAGATGGTTGTTCCTATATGTCGATGGTGGCTGATGCCTTAGAGGCAGCTACAGAAGAAATCTACATAGCCGATTGGTGGTTAAGCCCTGAGATCTATATGAAGAGACCGGTTATTGATGGTGATTATTGGCGTTTGGATAAGATCCTTTTGCGTAAGGCCCAAGAGGGAGTTAAGATATTTGTGATGCTCTATAAAGAAGTCGAGATGGCTTTGGGTATTAACAGCTACTAtagcaagcaaaaattggtcagttTACATGAGAATGTGAAG GTTATGCGCCATCCTGACCATGCTCGAGCCGGAGTATTCTTTTGGGCccatcatgaaaaaattgtggTTGTGGATCAAACCTATGCCTTTTTGGGAGGCATTGATCTATGCTATGGCCGTTGGGACGATTATCGTCATCGTCTTACAGATTTGGGTAGCATATCCACGGCTTCAGCTTCAGGCAGTACTCGAAGgcatggtggatttttcaatagggAAGAAGTGGACTCTGCTTTTGGATCACAAAAATCCTCACGAAACATAAACACCGAGGTGCAGAAGGCAGAACAGGAGCAGGTTCAAAACGAAATGAGCGAAGAACGTTTGGATTTGCCCACCCTCATGCCTGGAGAGAAACTAGTGATTCCCAATATGATTCCGGTCCCCATGTCCGATACTCTACCTCACGAGGGCATGAAATTGAATACCCCCGAAATGGAACGTAAGAATATGCTGCAACACCTCAAGGACAATGCCATGAAAAAGGGCAAGGTGTTGGTTAATCGTCTAACCATGAATGAGGGTGACAAAACCCCGGATATCATTAAAGATCCCAAGCAGCTGGTATTCACTGCCCAAGAGCTGGAAGAGGCACGCAAGGGTGGTCTAGAAGATCCCACACCTTTTCAAACAGAGATTCTTCAAGACTTCTATGGTCAAGCCAAATATTGGTTTGGCAAGGATTATTCCAATTTCATCATGAAGGATTGGATGAATCTTGATGCTCCCCTGACGGATATGATAGATCGCACGACAACGCCCCGTATGCCTTGGCATGATGTGGGCATTTGTGTAGTTGGTGCCCCGGCTCGTGATGTAGCCCGACATTTTATACAACGATGGAATGCTATGAAATTGGAGAAAATGCGAGATGTCCATTCGTTTCCCTATCTAATGCCAAAGAGTTATaaacaaatcaaattaaatccAAATATTACGCTCAAGCGTACCCATAGAGTATCATGTCAGGTATTGCGTAGCGTCTCATCATGGAGTTGTGGTTTCATCGAGCAGGATCTGGTGGAACAGAGTATTCATGATGCCTATATACAGACCATAACAAAGGCTCAGCATTACATTTACATTGAGAATCAATTTTTCATTACAATGCAATTGGGTGCAACGGGAGCATTGAGTCATGTACGAAATCAAATCGGAGAGGCTTTGTTCAAGAGGATCGTTAGAGCCCACAA GGAACGTAAAGTATTTCGTGTTTATATAATTATGCCCCTATTACCCGGATTTGAGGGCGATGTTGGAGGTAGCAGTGGTAATGCAGTACGAGCTATTACCCATTGGAATTATGCTTCCATATCAAG AGGTAAATCTGCTATATTGGTACGCCTCAAAGAGATCGGAATCAAAAATCCCGGAGAATATATATCATTCCATTCTTTACGTACAATATCAGAGCTAAATAATTCACCCATAACCGAATTGATTTATGTCCATTCGAAACTTTTAATAGCCGATGATCGTGTTGTGATTTGTGGTTCGGCTAATATCAATGATCGAT CTATGATTGGGAAACGAGATTCTGAAATAGCAGCCATTATTACGGACAATGAATTCGAAGATGGTCGTatgaatggaaaaaaatatcctAGTGGCGTGTTTGCAGGCCGCCTAAGGAAATATCTTTTCAAAGAACATTTGG GTCTCTTAGATCCCGATTCTGATCGCATGCAAATTGATGTTACCGATCCTGTGATCGATCAATTCTGGAATGGCATGTGGAGGCGTATATCTTCACGAAATACCGAAATCTACGATGAGGTTTTCAAATGTATACCCAATGATAATATCAAAACCTTTGCCAGCCTAAGAAAATATCAAGAGGAAAGTCCACCTCTATGTAAAACTGATCCCGACGTGGCTTCAAAAAGGATATTGAATATTCAG GGATCCCTGGTTGATATGCCATTGGACTTTCTTAACAAAGAAGTTCTGACACCTCCTGGTACCAGTAAAGAAGGTTTGATACCTACTTCAGTGTGGACTTAG